The proteins below come from a single Mycobacterium parmense genomic window:
- a CDS encoding phosphotransferase family protein, whose translation MTGQGLGEGPLDDVGAVTGGTQNVMLRFTRAGRPYVLRRGPRHLRPRSNSVILRETKVLAALAGSDVPHPHLIATCDDPGVLGDAVFYLMEPVDGFNAGEGLPALHAGDAGVRHGMGLSMADALANLGAVDHVTVGLGDFGKPDGFLERQVPRWLSELESYREYENYPGPDIPGVDRVAYWLERHRPTAWTPGIMHGDYHAANVMFSRTGPDVVAIVDWEMCTIGDPLLDLGWLLATWRQPDGSSVFSHALGGHDGLAGTDELLERYAANTTRDLSQLTWYTVLACFKLGIVIEGTLARACAGKAEKTVGDQLHAATVHLFERALRLIDGQG comes from the coding sequence ATGACGGGCCAGGGGCTCGGCGAGGGCCCCCTGGACGACGTCGGCGCCGTCACCGGGGGGACGCAGAACGTCATGCTGCGATTCACGCGGGCCGGGCGGCCCTACGTGTTGCGGCGAGGCCCGCGCCACCTGCGTCCGCGCAGCAACAGCGTGATCCTGCGGGAGACGAAAGTCCTTGCCGCACTGGCCGGCTCCGACGTGCCCCACCCGCACCTCATTGCCACCTGCGACGACCCCGGTGTGCTCGGTGACGCCGTGTTCTACCTCATGGAGCCGGTCGACGGGTTCAACGCCGGCGAGGGGCTGCCCGCGCTGCACGCGGGCGACGCCGGCGTGCGGCACGGGATGGGGTTGTCGATGGCCGACGCGCTGGCCAACCTCGGGGCCGTCGACCATGTCACCGTCGGGCTCGGCGATTTCGGGAAACCGGACGGCTTCCTCGAACGCCAAGTGCCGCGCTGGCTTTCAGAGTTGGAGTCCTATCGCGAATACGAGAACTACCCCGGGCCGGACATCCCCGGGGTAGACCGGGTCGCATACTGGCTCGAGCGCCACCGGCCTACGGCCTGGACGCCGGGGATCATGCACGGCGACTACCACGCCGCCAACGTCATGTTCTCCCGCACCGGGCCGGACGTGGTCGCCATCGTCGACTGGGAGATGTGCACCATCGGCGACCCGCTGCTGGACCTCGGCTGGCTGCTGGCCACCTGGCGCCAGCCCGACGGGTCCAGCGTGTTCAGCCACGCGCTGGGCGGTCACGACGGTTTGGCCGGCACCGACGAGCTGCTCGAGCGTTACGCCGCCAACACCACCCGCGACCTCTCGCAGCTCACCTGGTACACCGTGCTGGCCTGCTTCAAGCTGGGCATCGTGATCGAGGGGACGCTGGCGCGGGCCTGCGCGGGCAAGGCCGAGAAGACCGTCGGCGACCAGCTGCACGCCGCCACGGTGCACCTGTTCGAACGCGCGCTGCGCCTGATCGACGGCCAAGGCTGA
- a CDS encoding class I SAM-dependent methyltransferase: protein MPRTDNDSWEITQSVGATALGVAAARAAETESPNPLIKDPFARVFVDAAGKGMWSIFADPKLLAQAIELEPDVQSRVQLMIDFMATRTAFFDEFFLGAAGSGVRQVVILASGLDARTWRLPWPDGTVVYELDQPKVLDFKMNTLREHGAQPRARLVNVAIDLRQDWPKALQEAGFDPSLPAVWSAEGLVRYLPAQAQDLLFERMHKLSVPGSWLASNVPGQGFTDPNLIERQRQDEQRLRAAAAKLVDAEVTDFGDLWYPEERTPVDGWLRDHGWDVSVATFPELMARYGRSIPAAVEGAMPPTLYVSAQRRAD, encoded by the coding sequence ATGCCGCGGACCGACAACGACTCCTGGGAGATCACTCAAAGCGTGGGAGCCACCGCGCTCGGTGTCGCCGCGGCCCGCGCCGCGGAGACCGAAAGCCCGAACCCGCTGATCAAGGACCCCTTCGCGCGGGTCTTCGTCGACGCCGCGGGCAAGGGCATGTGGAGCATCTTCGCCGATCCCAAACTGCTGGCCCAGGCGATCGAACTCGAACCGGACGTTCAGTCGCGCGTTCAGCTCATGATCGATTTCATGGCCACCCGGACGGCCTTCTTCGACGAGTTTTTCCTCGGCGCGGCCGGCTCGGGGGTCAGGCAGGTGGTGATCCTCGCCTCCGGCCTGGACGCACGCACCTGGCGGCTGCCGTGGCCCGACGGGACCGTCGTCTACGAACTCGATCAACCCAAGGTGCTGGACTTCAAGATGAACACGCTGCGCGAGCACGGCGCGCAGCCCAGGGCCCGCCTGGTGAACGTCGCGATCGATCTGCGTCAGGATTGGCCGAAGGCCTTGCAGGAAGCGGGTTTTGATCCGTCGCTGCCGGCGGTGTGGTCGGCCGAGGGGTTGGTGCGGTACCTGCCGGCGCAGGCGCAGGACCTGCTGTTCGAGCGCATGCACAAGCTGAGCGTCCCCGGAAGCTGGCTGGCCTCCAATGTGCCCGGCCAGGGTTTCACCGATCCCAATCTGATTGAGCGGCAACGCCAAGACGAACAGCGCCTGCGGGCGGCCGCCGCGAAGCTGGTCGACGCCGAGGTGACCGACTTCGGCGACCTGTGGTACCCCGAGGAGCGCACGCCGGTCGACGGCTGGCTGCGCGACCACGGCTGGGACGTCTCGGTGGCGACCTTCCCGGAACTGATGGCTCGCTACGGACGGAGCATTCCGGCCGCGGTCGAGGGCGCGATGCCGCCAACGCTGTACGTGTCCGCGCAGCGCCGCGCGGACTGA